The genomic segment GGCGATCGACTTCGACGCCCTGCCGATCGCGGCCGTGGCGGCCACGGCGAACAAATGTCTGCACGGAGCGCCCGGCCTGGCTTTCGTGATCGCCCGGCGAACCGCGCTGGCCCATGGGCAGCCGCGGACGCTGTATCTGGATCTGGCCGAGTACTGTGCCAAGCAGGATGCGCGCAGCACGCCGTTCACGCCCGCCATTCCGGCGTTTTACGCCCTGGCTGCCGCACTCGACGAACATGCCGCCGAGGGTGGCTGGTTTGCTCGTCGCAACCGGTATCGCCGCCTTGCCGCTCAGGTGGCTGACGGCCTTGCGGCACTCGGGATCACGGCCGTACTCGATGCCGACCAGTCCTCGTGTGTGTTGCGCGCCTATCGATTACCGGCGGCGCTGGACTATGCCACCTTGCACGACCATCTCAAGCAAACGGGCTTCGTCATCTATGCCGGGCAAGGCGGCCTGGCCGATTCCATCTTCCGGATTTCGACCATGGGCGCGCTCGACGAAGCCGATATCCAACGACTGATCGCAAGCGTGGCTTGTCTCGTGCACAATTGATTGCCTGTTTGCAGCAAGTTCGTCGAACAGGCTGTATAATGAAGCTATTACGCAGGTGGGTTTGATAGCCTGCCGCACCAGTTTTCGATACGCAGAACATCGCCTGCGTATCCGGTTAGATCCAAGAGGTTTCCTATGGCCGTCCCGCTGATTCAACAGTACCGCGTGGCTCGTTACATCATGGGTAAGAAGCTTGCGCGGCAGGAAAAGTATCCACTGGTGCTGATGCTTGAGCCGCTGTTTCAGTGCAACCTGGCCTGTGCCGGTTGCGGCAAGATCGATCAGCCCAAGGATGTGCTCAAACAGCGCATGTCCGTCGACGATGCGCTGGCTGCGGTCGACGAGTGCGGCGCGCCGATGGTCTCGATCCCCGGCGGTGAGCCGTTGATCCACAAGGAGATGCCGCAGATCATCCAGGGCATCGTGGCGCGCAAGAAGTTCGTCTATCTGTGCACCAACGCCCTGTTGATGAAAAAGAAGATGGACCAGTACGAGCCCTCGCCGTATTTCACCTGGTCGGTGCACCTGGACGGGCTCAAGGAACGCCACGACGAATCCGTCTGCCAGGAAGGCGTGTTCGAGAAAGCGGTCGAGGCCATTGAAATGGCGCGCGACCGCGGTTTCCGTGTGACCATCAATTGCACGCTCTTCGATGGCGAAGTGCCCGAGGAAGTCGCCGATTTCTTCGACTACGTGACCGACCTGGGCGTGGAAGGCATTACGGTATCGCCGGGCTATTCTTACGAGCATGCTCCGCGTCAGGACGTATTCCTGGGTCGCAGCACGTCCAAGAACCTGTTCCGGAACATCTTCCGGGCCGGGCGCGAACGCGGCAGCGACTGGAAGCTCAACCATTCGTCATTGTTCCTGGATTTTCTGGCCGGTAATGAGACCTACCAGTGCACGCCCTGGTCGAATGTAACCTACAACGTGTTCGGCTGGCAGAAACCCTGCTACCTGCTCGTCGACGAGGGTTACGAAAAGACTTTCAAGGGCCTGATGGAGAACACCGAGTGGGACAAGTACGGTGTGGGCCGCAATCCCAAGTGCGACAACTGCATGGCCCATTGCGGCTATGAAGGTACGGCGGTCGAGGACACCTTCGCGCACCCGCTCAAGGCGTTGAAGGTTATGCTGAAGGGCCCGCGCCTGAGCGGCGACTTCGCCGAGGAGTTGCCGATCGTCTACGGTGACCGCGCCGAGGCCACGGCCACGCGTATTCCGATCTCGGCGATCGGGCGCCGCGAGACCGGCGCCGCGCGAGACAGCGCGCGCTAGGCGAGCGGCCACCCGGTCACGGGCCGCCGGCACGCCGGCGGCCTTTTTGTATGAGGCCCGCGCATGCTGCCGATCGCTGCCGTCATCGCTACCCTGATATGGTTCGGCCTGCTGTGCCTGCCCTGGCAGCCGTGGCGAATGCGCGAACGTTTCGAGGCCGCGGCAGGAGCGAGCCGGGCATGGGCGGATCTGTCGGATATCACCGTTCTGATTCCGGCCCGAGACGAGGCTCAAACGCTGCCGCGTACCCTCGCGGCACTGCAGGCGCAGGGCCAGGGGCTGCAGGTCGTCGTCATCGACGATCATTCGAGCGACGACACAGCCGAGGTAGCACGCCACGCCGGCCTGGCAAATTTGCAGGTCATTCCCGCCGACCCGCTGCCGGATGGCTGGACAGGCAAGCTGTGGGCGTTGGAACAGGGCCTTGCCCGCGCGAGCCGGGCACGCGTGGTGCTGCTCGATGCCGATATTGAGCTGGCCGCCGGCACGCTGGCCGGACTGCGTGAGCGCGCGATAGCGGACGATCGGCAACTGGTCTCGCTGATGGCCGCGTTGCGTATGGACAGCCTGGCCGAGCGTCTGCTCATGCCGGCGTTCATCTATTTCTTCAAGCTGCTGTACCCGTTTGCCCTGTCCAATGCCGGTTCGCGCTGGGTCGCCGCCGCCGCGGGCGGGTGCGTTCTTATTGATCGCGCCATGCTGGAGCGAATCGGTGGTTTCGCCAGTCTCCGCGATGCGGTCATCGACGATTGCACGCTGGCGGCGCGGGTGCGTGCAGCCGGCGGGCGGACGTGGGTCGGGGTGACTCATGCCGCGATCAGCCTGCGCGGTTACGACGACCTGGCCTCGATCCATGCCATGGTGGCCCGCTCGGCCTTCACCCAGCTGCGCTACTCGGTGGTCCTGCTCCTGCTCTGTACGCTGGTGATGGGCCTCATGTTCTGGGCGCCGCCGGTCGCGCTTCTGGCAGGCGATGACGCTACCCGCGCAATCGCTGCCCTGGCCGTCGCAGCGATGATCGCAAGCTATCTACCCACGCTGATCTATTATCGCCAGCGATGGATCTGGTCGCTGCTGATGCCGGTGACGGCCACGCTCTACCTGCTGATGACCTGGTCGTCGGCGGTGCGCTACTGGCGTGGCCTGCGTACCGCATGGCGGGGCCGCGACTATCATCGCGAGTCGTCGGACTGAACGTTGCGAACGGCCGCTGCGGGACGCGGTCGAACCTGAGAATCGCTGCTTGAAACGAGGAATGCCCATGCCCCAGCTTCGTGAGACCATCCGTCAGACGTTGGTCTGCGTGGTCGCCACCCTGGCTATCGTCGGCTGTATCGGTATCTGGTCGGCGGCCGCGGCCGAGCCGGCGCGCGCGGTGGTCGAGCGTCTGGACGGCCATTTGCTCACAACCATGAAACAGGCTGACGCGCTCGGCTTTGCCGGCCGTTACAAGAAACTGCGTCCGGTCATCGACGACAGTTTCGATTTGCCGCGTATCGCCCGGTTGGCGTTGGGCAGCGAATGGTCCGCGCTGGATGCAACACAGCAGGCGGCCTATGTGGCCAAGTTTCGCCAGGATACGATCGCGACCTATGCCAGCCGCTTCGACGGATATGACGGCCAGCGCTTCGAAGTTGTCGATGCGCGTGACGTGGCCGGTGGCCGGCGCCAGGTCGACACCGCCATCGTATCGGCGGATGGCAAGCGTACGCCGATCAACTACGTGCTCGCCCGCACCGACGGCGAGTGGCGCATCGTCAATGTCGTGGCCGGTGGCGTCAGCGATCTAGCGCTCAAGCGTGGCCAGTATACGACCGCCATCCGCAACCAGGGCGCTGACGGATTTCTGCAGCAGTTCGACCGGCAGCTGGCCAAGTATCCGGCGCTGCCGGCCGACGACTGAGCGCGCGGGCACACCGTCGCCGGCTGCGGCCGGACCCGATTCAGCAGTTCTCGACCGTGGCCCAGTGGTGGCTGCGGATACGCGGCCATTCGAGCTTGAGCCAGGGCGTATAGGCCGCCGGATTGTCCGCCAACTCGGCGTCCAGCCGCTCGGCCGACATAGTCTGGCAGGCCGAAATCTCGTTCGGATTGACCGATAGCGACGCGCTCGTGCGTCCGACATAGACCGAGCACAGCTCGTGTTCGGAACCGATGTCCCCGAAACGGGCGTGGTACTCGAAACGATAAAGAAACGTCAGCTCGGCATCGACGCCCAGCTCTTCATGCAGCCGGCGTTTTGCGGCCGCATCCACGGTTTCGCCGCGCCGGGGATGGCTGCAGCAGCTGTTGGACCAGAAACCGCCCCAGAGCTGCTTGCCCGGGGCGCGCTGTTGCAGCCAGATATTATCGTCGTCGTCGAACAAAAAGATCGAGAACGCACGATGCAGCACGCCCTCGCCGAGATGCGCCTCGGCCTTGGGCTTGTAGCCGAGCACGTTGTCATCGGAATCGACCAGGATCAGCGGTTCGTCGTCGAAGGATACGACCGGTGCGGTATCGGCATCGGAGAAGTCGGACATGGACAGTTTCCTGAAGCGCCGCGGACTAGCGGACTTCCGTGATAAAGGTGTTGTAGCCGGCCGCGCGCATGGCGGATGCGATCGGCTGGGTACGGTCGGGCTCGGCCACCGCGATCATCGCGCCGCCGCCACCGCCGCCGGTGAGCTTGGCACCGAGCGCGCCGTTACGGCGAGCGATCTCTACCAGTTCCTCGATTTCCCACGACGATACCTGTAACGCGTTGAGCAGGCCATGATCGATATTCATCAGCTCGCCCAGCTCGGCGATATCGCCTTTTCTGAGTGCGTCAACGCCGGCCAAGGCCAGCTCGTCGATCTGGCTGAAGATGGTTTCATACCGCTTCGGGTTTTTCTGCCAGGCTGCGCGCACGTGGCCGACGGTCTGCATGGTCAGTGTGGCCACACCTGACAGGCCGATGATCACCGGAATGGGCTCCGGGGTAGCCAGATCGCGAATCTCGGGGCGGGCGGTCGGGGCCGTCTTTCGGAACAGGATAGGACGACCGAACGTGGCCAGCGTATTATCGATGCCCGAGGGCGTGCCGTGGGCGATCTTTTCGCAATCGAATGCCAGATTGGAGATCTCGCGCTCGCTGATGGCCACGTCGAAACAGTCCGCCATCGCACGGATCACCGCCACCGCCAGCGCTGCCGAGGCGCCCAGGCCGTTGGCACGGGGAACACGCGGTACGACATCGACCCGCATGCCGCGATCGGCCACGCCGAGCCGTTCGGCGATGAGCGTGATCGAGGCATGCAGCGAGCTGATGCTGCGTTCGGGTTCGGACAGCCGCATTTCCACGCCCCAGCGCGGAATCATCAGATCGATATGCTCGCGCTGGGCCCGCACCTCGGCGCGGATATCCAGCGGAATGGGCGCGGCGATCGCATGGCGGCCGTACACCACCGAATGCTCGCCGAGCAGGATGATCTTGCCGTAACCGATATGCCCGGATGCCGCCTCGGCCTCGGCGTGTTCGATCACTTCCTGGGTATCGTCGGCCCGGCCGCGCGCCGTCGGGCCGCGGGCTTCCAGAGTGGCGATGATCTCGCGCGCCTTCCAGACCTTGATATCGCCGTCGGCGATCAGCCGGTCGACCACGTCGTCGAACATCGCCTCGCTGGCGCCGGCGGCCATGGCGACACTGCGCGCATGCAGCGTCATGTGACCGCGCTGAATACCGTGGGTGGACAGCGCTTTGATGGCCGCGAAATTCTGTGCCAGGCCGACAGCGCCCATGACTTCGGCCAGCTCGGGCGCGGATTCTACCCCCAGCACGCGATGCGCGATCTTGACCGCCTGATTGGACTCGACCTGACCGCCGACCGTGCCGACCTTGAGTGGAATATCCAGCTCGCCGACGAGATCACCCTCGGCGTTGGCATACCAGCGCGTCAGCGACGCGTAGCGCCCGGTGCGCGCGGCATAGGCATGGGCGGCCGCCTCGATTGCGCGCCAGTCGTTGCCGGTGGCGATCGCTACGGCATCGATACCGTTCATGATGCCCTTGTTGTGCGTGGTGGCCCGGTAAGGATCCATCTCGGCAAACTCGTTCGCCAGGATGATGCCGTCGCGCACCTCGATACCGGCATAGTCGCCGGCCTCCAGCAGCGTGGTCGGGATCACGGCTCGGGCACGAACCAGTGCGCGGTCGGTCAGGTTCGACAGGATGCGCAGGAACACCTGGCCGCCGGAGATCTTCTCTATGAGCGGGGCGGCGCCCTCGCACATGGTGTTCACCAGGTTCGCACCCATCGCATCGCGCGTATCGACCAGCAGATGCACGACCAGCATTTCGCCGTGGCTGGCGGTCGTGCCGTGAGTGATCACTTCGATATCGCGGGCGCCGCCGCCACGGGCGACCATGTTCGGGTGCAGGCTGTTGGCCAGGTTGAGGATCTCTTCGCGCGCCTGCAGCAAAGCCTGCTTGGCATGCGCGGCATGCGGCACGTTTACAACCTGGATCTGGCCGATCAGCAGGGGGCGTTCGGCGGTGACCGTGAAGCCGCCGGCGTGCCGGATGAGCTTGGCCGCGGAACTCACCGCCGCGATGATCGAGGGCTCCTCGACGACCATGGGCACAAGATAATCGCGCCCGTTGACCTGGAAATTCAGCCCCAGGCCCATGGGCAGGCCGAACGCCCCGATCACGTTCTCGATCAGGCGATCGGCCTTGTCGGCATCCAGCAGCTGACCGCCGTCGATCAGCATCTCGTACTCGCTCTCGCCGATGACTTCGCGCTCGAGCAGCACACGCAGCCGATCGGCCACCGAAAACTTGTAGAACTCGGGAATCCGGGAATGACTCATGGGCAAGGGTGTCGGCTGGAGAGGCAGCGATGACGATACGGTCGCTGCCAAATGCATTATTTTATCGCAAACGCCCGGTCGGCGGGCCGGACGGCAAGTCAGGACTCTAAACGTACGCCTTCTGCGCCGAACGCGAGCGCCACGACGTGGGCACCGGCGTTTTCGAGCGCGGCCCGCAGCTGGTCCGCATCCGTGCCGCGACGCGCGAACGCCAGGCCGACATCGCCGCCCCCAGCCCCGGAGGTCTTGAACACGCCGCGATGACGGGCCGCCAGCGCATGCAGCGTGCGGTGACGCTGGACGATGATCCCGGCACCGGCGTGATGGTCGAGAGCCAGCAACGCTTCGTAGTATTCCTTGGCCAGCTGCAGAAAACGGCTGGTCTGACTCAGCGCATGCTGCGCCGTGTCGGCCAGCCACGCCAGGCGCGCCAGATCCGCCGCATAGCCGTTTGGATCGAGCCGACCGTAGGCCTTCACCCGTGCGACCAGGTCGGCCGTGCTGGCACCGGTGCCGGTGACTACGGCCATGCCCTCGAGCGAGCCGGGCCACGTCAACGGTTGCGGGGCATGGTCGCGGACATAGCGGATCACGCCGCCGTAGACCGAGGCGGCGACATCGCCGCCGCTGCCGGCCCCGTCCTGGGCCTGCCGATGTGCACGTATCGCCAGTGCGCACAGGCGCGGTCGGGACAGCGGCAGGTTCGCTGCGATCGCCAGCGCCTGCATGAGCGCGGCCGCCACGGCCGCGCTCGAGCCCAGGCCGAGCTTGTAGCCGTCGCGGGCGAAATCACTGCTATCGATCTCCACCCGCTGGGGGGCCAATGGCGTCTCGAGCTGGTCGAACAGCACCTGGCGAACCGCAGCAAATACGCGCAGCTTATGGGCCTGTTCGGCGGTCAGCGAATCGTCGGCCACACCGTGCGGGCCGAGATCGAGATCGACGATATCCAGATTGGCCGCGTGCAGACGCCAGTGGCCGTCCTCGGCCGGCGTCAGGCCTACGCGTACCCGCCGGTCCACGGCGGTGAGCAGTGCGGGTGCGCCATCGATCACGGCATATTCGCCGACCAGGAAAAGCTTGCCCGGCGCGCTGACTTCGATCCGCTGCATGCCTCAGTCCAGCCGGTGTGCCGCCGGCCCCAGACCGCTGCGGCGTGCTTCGAGCACGCCCGGCACCTGCTCCAGTGCAGCGACCACGCGATCGGTATCGGCCGGCTGACATACGGCCTTGACCTGCGGTCCGGCGTCGATCGTGAAATACACGCCCACACCGTCGGCACGCAGTTGCCGCACGGCATGCATGGCCGCAACGGTGGCCGCATTCCAGTAGATCAGGCCGGGACGGGTCGAGAGCATCAGCCCGTGCAGCTTGAGACAGCTCATCTCCGACAGCGCGCCCAGTCGCGCGAAATCGCGGTCTTCGATGGCCTCGCGCATGGCCGCGAGGTCGGTCTCGGCGTGCCCTACCCAGGCGTCGTAGTAGTCCGAGCGCTGATCAAGATCCTGCATGCCCGTCGTCGAGTTCACGGACTTGCTGGTGGTGGCCGTGATCGCTACGACCACGTCGAGCGGCCAGGCGTCGGCATCGAGCAGCGGTTCGGCGAACGCGTCGGTGCCGTCGTCGCGCTCGCCGCGATGCATTTCGGCATAGCCGCCGAAGATCGAGCGTGCCGCCGAGCCGGAGCCCTGGCGGGCCAGTATCGACAGCTCGCGCGGCGAGAGATTCAGTCCGGCAGCCTGCGTAGCGGCCAGCGCCAAGGCTGCAAAGCCCGACGCCGACGATGCCAGGCCTGCGCCGGTCGGAAAGTTGTTCCAGGATTCCACCCGAGCCCGCGCGGTGATGTCGGCGTGCTGGCGAATCCGGTCGAGAAAGCCGGTGAAACGGGCCGGATCGGTGGTGCGTCCGCCGATTTCGATCTTGTCCTGTTCGAGGCCGGAAACGAACGTCACACGGGTATCGGTGTATAACGCATCCAGCGTGATCGATATCGATCCCACCGCCGGCAGATTCAGTGCGCTGTCTCGTTTGCCCCAGTACTTGATCAGGGCAATGTTGCTATAGGCACGGGCGGTGGCTGCATTGGGTCCGTGGCGCATGCGGCGGCGGCGTTCCTGGGGGCGTGAGTGCGCGTAAGGATACCCGATCGCAGCTGGAGCGCCCATGGACGGTCTACGTGACAAGGTGCAGCATTTGCTAGCATACGAGTAAACAAGGTGCGCTTTGTGAGCGCCGCAAACATGACGAGAAAGCCGATGCCCGGAATCAGTGGACTGGCCCTTTATCTTCCGCCCTACCGCGTTCAACTGGCCGATTGGTGCAAGTGGAACGATCAGCCCTGGGACAAGATCAAGAACGTCGTCGGGCGCAGTTTTCGCATGCGCGGGCCCGAACAGAGTGTCTACACGCTGGCGGCAAATGCGGTCTGGCGACTCATTCAGGCCTACGACATCGATCCCGCCGACATCGGTTATCTGGCACTGGGGACCGAATCGAGCAGCGACAACTCGGCGGGCGCGGTCATCGTCAAGGGCATGATCGACGATGCGCTGGCCGTACACGGCCAATCGCGCGTGTCGCGCGAATGCGAAGTGCCCGAATACAAGCATGCCTGTCTGGGCGGCGTCTACGCGCTCAAGGGCGCACTACGTTATCTGGCCACCGATGGGCGTGCGCGCAAGGCGATCGTGGTGTGTTCGGACATTGCCGAGTACGAACGTGGCTCGTCCGGTGAGCCGACCCAGGGGGCCGGGGCGGTCGCAATGCTGCTCGAAGCCGAGCCGAGGCTGCTGGAGGTCGATCTGGCCGGGTCGGGCAGTGCCTCGGATTACCGCATGGTCGATTTCCGCAAGCCGTTTGCGCGTTTTCGCGGCCAGCCGCAGCGTCACGACGGCCAGATGCAGGATCTGCCGGTCTTCAACGGCCGCTATTCGACCAGCTGCTACGTGGATGCCACCCGTCATGCGATGAACGCGATGCTGGCCAAGCAGAGCGACCGCCATGTCGACTATTTCCACAGTGTGGACGCCGTGTTCATGCATCGGCCGTATCACAGGATGCCCGCCGCCGGCTGGGCGATGGCCTATCTGTTCGCGCTCGCCGATGGCGATCAGACGTCGATCGACGAGCTGCGCGACCATTGCGCACGGGCCGAGATCGATGCCGATGCGTTGGTCGCCGAAATCGCCGGCGCCGCGCCCGATATGCGTGCCCGCGTGGCGGACGGGGCCAGCGGCGAGGATGCCTTCCCGCTGGCCGCCGAACTGCTGCGGCGCATGCGGCATACCGATGAGTACCGCCGCCTGGTCGACGAAAAACTCTCGCTGGGCAGCGAAATGATGCGGGATCTGGGCAATCTGTATACCGCCGCGCTGCCAGCCTGGTTGGCAGCCGGTTTTGTCCAGGCCAACTGCGATGGCCTATCGATGGCCGGTCAGCGCTGGCTGGCGCTGGGCTACGGCAGCGGAGACGCGGCCGAAGCTTTGCCGATGACGGTAGTCGACGGTTGGGAAGCGGCCGCGGAACGGATCAATTTCAGCCAAGCACTCGGCACCCCGCTGGATCTGAACGCGCACCAGTACGCTGCACTCCACGATGGCCATCCCGCCTCACTGGATCCGGTACCGGCGCGTGACGAGTTCGTCGTCGATCATATCGGGCGTCAGGACACCCCCGGCTTTCGCGATATCGGTATCGAATACTATCGCTACGTGCCGGGCGTGCGCCTGGTTCGCCGCAAGACCGCCACCGACGACCGCTAAGGGGCCCCGCACCGCGAGCCGTTGTGCGGTACCCGCGGCCGCGTTCAGGGGCAGGGGTTGGGATTGTCGGCGTGAATCGCCTCGATGGCGCCGATGAGCTCGTCTGACAGCTCGACTTCGGCGCTGTCGATATTGGCGGCCAGTTGGGTCAGATCGGTTGCGCCGATGATGTTGGCGGTCACGAAGCTGCGGCTGTTCACGTAGGCCAGCGCCATCTGGGCCGGATCCACGCCATGGCGATGGGCGAGTGCCACATACTCGGCCGCCGCCTGGCTGCCGCGTTCGTTGGTGTAGCGCGAAAACCGCTCCCAGCGCGTCAGTCGTGCGCCCTCGGGCCGGGCGCCATCCAGATACTTGCCGCTGAGTACACCGAAGGCTAGCGGCGAATACGCCAGCAGACGCACATCCTCCCGTTCGGCGCATTCGGCCAGCCCGATCTCGAAGGTGCGGTTGAGCAGGGAATAGGGGTTCTGGATCGAGACGACCCGCGGCAGATCCATCGATTCCGCCGCACGCAGAAAACGCATCAGTCCCCACGGTGTTTCGTTGGACAGGCCGATACAGCGGATTTTGCCTTCGGTGACGAGCCGGCCGAGCTCGCCGAGCGTATCTTCGATCGGTACGGCATCGTCCTCGGGATTGTGCACGTAGCCGCGCTTGCCGAAGGTATTGGTTCGTCGGTCCGGCCAGTGCAGCTGATACAGATCGAGATAATCGGTATGCAGGCGCTCCAGGCTGGCTTCCAGGGCGCCGCGAATCTGGCGCGGCGTCAGGCGCGTCTCGAAGCCGCCCCGCAGATAATCCATGTCCGAGCGGCCGACTACCTTGCTGGCCAGCACCACGTCGTCGCGCTTGCCGGTAGCCGCCAGCCAGGAGCCGATGTACTCCTCGGTACGTCCGTGGGTATCGGCCTTGGGTGGCACCGGATACATTTCTGCGGTATCGATGAAATTGATGCCATGGTCCAGTGCATAGTCGAGCTGTGCGTGGGCTTCGTCCTCACTGTTCTGCTCGCCGAAGGTCATCGTGCCGAGACAGATCCGGCTGACGTCGATATCGCTGCGGCCGAGTTTTCGATACTGCATGCAGGCTCTCGTACTGTGGGTGGCCCGGCCTGAGTCCGGTCGGGCGGTGGAATTCTATCGGAGGTCGTTCAGGCGGCCGACCGTTCAGCTGCGTCCGCCGATCATGTCGCGACGACGATCGACCAGGCGCTGGACAAGGGGGCCGACGATAATCTCGATGGCCATGCGCATCTTCGTTCCGGGTACGACCAGCGTGTTGGGGCGGGACATGAAAGCGCCGTGGATCATGGTCAGCAGATAGGGAAAATCCACCTGCCAGCGCTCGGGATCGCGAAAACGGATCACTACCATGGATTCGTCGGCGTTGGGCACATCGCGCGCCACGAACGGATTGGAAGTATCGACCAGCGGGACCCGCTGGAAGTTGACATCGGTTCGCGAGAACTGCGGCGTGATATAGCGCACGTAGTCCGGCATGCGCCGCAGGATCACCTTGGCGACATCTTCGGGCGCGTAGCCGCGCACATCGATATCGCGTCGGATCTTCTGTATCCACTCCAGATTGATGGTCGGCACCACGCCCACCATGAGGTCTACATGGCGCGCCAGATCGATCTGGTCGGTGACCGCACCGCCGTGCAAGCCTTCATAGAGCAACACGTCGGTATGGGCTTCGATCGGTGCCCAGTCGGTGAAGGTGCCCGGCTCCCGGCCGAATTCGGCGGCTTCGATTTCGTCGTGAAGATAGCGTCGTGTCTGACCGCCGCCGGTTTCTCCGTAATCGGCGAACAGCGCCTCGAGGCGGTCGAGCCGATTGGCGGCCGGCCCGAAATGGCTGAAGTTCTCGCCGCGAATGGTCGCACGACGAACCGCGTCGGCCATTTCCCGGCGGCTATAGGCATGGTAGGCGTCGCCGTCGATGAACGCCGCACGGATGCGCTGTCGATGAAAGATATGCTCGAAAGCGACGCGCGCAGTCGAGGTGCCGGCGCCGGAGGAACCGGTTACCGCAACGATGGGGTGGAGCACGGACATGATGGCGCCCAATGTGGCGGTAATGTGTCGATCGCGCAAGACCGGCGGGCCTCCACGCGCCGAGCCCCGACGTGCCTCCTGGTGGTTCGTTGCGCCCGGCGTGCCCCGTACGCCCGCGGTGAGTGCCATGGGTTACGCCGACGACCGGATGCCACTGGAAAACGCATCGGGGCGCCGGCACTGGCTTCTTCCGGCAACGAATACGACTCGTGCGCGTTGACCGCCCGGCATGGCATGGCCTTGGCCGGCTTCGATGCGCCCATGCTCGGCTAGGCTGCGGCGCCGCGCTATCTGACCGGTTGTACGATTTTCGAAGA from the Salinisphaera sp. T31B1 genome contains:
- the idi gene encoding isopentenyl-diphosphate Delta-isomerase; the encoded protein is MSDFSDADTAPVVSFDDEPLILVDSDDNVLGYKPKAEAHLGEGVLHRAFSIFLFDDDDNIWLQQRAPGKQLWGGFWSNSCCSHPRRGETVDAAAKRRLHEELGVDAELTFLYRFEYHARFGDIGSEHELCSVYVGRTSASLSVNPNEISACQTMSAERLDAELADNPAAYTPWLKLEWPRIRSHHWATVENC
- a CDS encoding hydroxymethylglutaryl-CoA reductase, degradative; amino-acid sequence: MSHSRIPEFYKFSVADRLRVLLEREVIGESEYEMLIDGGQLLDADKADRLIENVIGAFGLPMGLGLNFQVNGRDYLVPMVVEEPSIIAAVSSAAKLIRHAGGFTVTAERPLLIGQIQVVNVPHAAHAKQALLQAREEILNLANSLHPNMVARGGGARDIEVITHGTTASHGEMLVVHLLVDTRDAMGANLVNTMCEGAAPLIEKISGGQVFLRILSNLTDRALVRARAVIPTTLLEAGDYAGIEVRDGIILANEFAEMDPYRATTHNKGIMNGIDAVAIATGNDWRAIEAAAHAYAARTGRYASLTRWYANAEGDLVGELDIPLKVGTVGGQVESNQAVKIAHRVLGVESAPELAEVMGAVGLAQNFAAIKALSTHGIQRGHMTLHARSVAMAAGASEAMFDDVVDRLIADGDIKVWKAREIIATLEARGPTARGRADDTQEVIEHAEAEAASGHIGYGKIILLGEHSVVYGRHAIAAPIPLDIRAEVRAQREHIDLMIPRWGVEMRLSEPERSISSLHASITLIAERLGVADRGMRVDVVPRVPRANGLGASAALAVAVIRAMADCFDVAISEREISNLAFDCEKIAHGTPSGIDNTLATFGRPILFRKTAPTARPEIRDLATPEPIPVIIGLSGVATLTMQTVGHVRAAWQKNPKRYETIFSQIDELALAGVDALRKGDIAELGELMNIDHGLLNALQVSSWEIEELVEIARRNGALGAKLTGGGGGGAMIAVAEPDRTQPIASAMRAAGYNTFITEVR
- a CDS encoding glycosyltransferase translates to MLPIAAVIATLIWFGLLCLPWQPWRMRERFEAAAGASRAWADLSDITVLIPARDEAQTLPRTLAALQAQGQGLQVVVIDDHSSDDTAEVARHAGLANLQVIPADPLPDGWTGKLWALEQGLARASRARVVLLDADIELAAGTLAGLRERAIADDRQLVSLMAALRMDSLAERLLMPAFIYFFKLLYPFALSNAGSRWVAAAAGGCVLIDRAMLERIGGFASLRDAVIDDCTLAARVRAAGGRTWVGVTHAAISLRGYDDLASIHAMVARSAFTQLRYSVVLLLLCTLVMGLMFWAPPVALLAGDDATRAIAALAVAAMIASYLPTLIYYRQRWIWSLLMPVTATLYLLMTWSSAVRYWRGLRTAWRGRDYHRESSD
- the hpnH gene encoding adenosyl-hopene transferase HpnH, with product MAVPLIQQYRVARYIMGKKLARQEKYPLVLMLEPLFQCNLACAGCGKIDQPKDVLKQRMSVDDALAAVDECGAPMVSIPGGEPLIHKEMPQIIQGIVARKKFVYLCTNALLMKKKMDQYEPSPYFTWSVHLDGLKERHDESVCQEGVFEKAVEAIEMARDRGFRVTINCTLFDGEVPEEVADFFDYVTDLGVEGITVSPGYSYEHAPRQDVFLGRSTSKNLFRNIFRAGRERGSDWKLNHSSLFLDFLAGNETYQCTPWSNVTYNVFGWQKPCYLLVDEGYEKTFKGLMENTEWDKYGVGRNPKCDNCMAHCGYEGTAVEDTFAHPLKALKVMLKGPRLSGDFAEELPIVYGDRAEATATRIPISAIGRRETGAARDSAR
- the mvaD gene encoding diphosphomevalonate decarboxylase, which produces MRHGPNAATARAYSNIALIKYWGKRDSALNLPAVGSISITLDALYTDTRVTFVSGLEQDKIEIGGRTTDPARFTGFLDRIRQHADITARARVESWNNFPTGAGLASSASGFAALALAATQAAGLNLSPRELSILARQGSGSAARSIFGGYAEMHRGERDDGTDAFAEPLLDADAWPLDVVVAITATTSKSVNSTTGMQDLDQRSDYYDAWVGHAETDLAAMREAIEDRDFARLGALSEMSCLKLHGLMLSTRPGLIYWNAATVAAMHAVRQLRADGVGVYFTIDAGPQVKAVCQPADTDRVVAALEQVPGVLEARRSGLGPAAHRLD
- a CDS encoding ABC transporter substrate-binding protein, whose product is MPQLRETIRQTLVCVVATLAIVGCIGIWSAAAAEPARAVVERLDGHLLTTMKQADALGFAGRYKKLRPVIDDSFDLPRIARLALGSEWSALDATQQAAYVAKFRQDTIATYASRFDGYDGQRFEVVDARDVAGGRRQVDTAIVSADGKRTPINYVLARTDGEWRIVNVVAGGVSDLALKRGQYTTAIRNQGADGFLQQFDRQLAKYPALPADD
- a CDS encoding 2-aminoethylphosphonate aminotransferase → MRLLNPGPVTLTDTVRGALASEDLCHREPEFADLQQTVRSGLRAVYGLSDEWAPVLVSGSGTAAVEAMVSSLPGADARLLIVENGVYGERMARMAEVHGIAHERMTLAWGQAIDTAAVAEWLQAGAFSHLAVVHHETTTGRLNDLEALGRACTARGVAMLVDAVSSFGAEAIDFDALPIAAVAATANKCLHGAPGLAFVIARRTALAHGQPRTLYLDLAEYCAKQDARSTPFTPAIPAFYALAAALDEHAAEGGWFARRNRYRRLAAQVADGLAALGITAVLDADQSSCVLRAYRLPAALDYATLHDHLKQTGFVIYAGQGGLADSIFRISTMGALDEADIQRLIASVACLVHN